From one Mycobacterium colombiense CECT 3035 genomic stretch:
- a CDS encoding alpha/beta fold hydrolase produces the protein MADTSEPTTIAADDLREIGLDKGALRYYDTGGPESGPVLLFLHGSGPGVTGWRNFRGVLPAFAAHFRCLILEFPGFGVSDDFGGHPMVTAFGTVSPFLDALGIDRVHIVGNSMGGGVGINFATHNPDRVARLVTIGGIGTNIFSPSPSEGIRLLQEFVEDPTRQRLVDWLKSMVYDQALVTDQLIEERWQLATDPDTLAAARRMYGKAAFAGMNAALNASDRPLPWATMHKLTAPTLLTWGRDDRVSPPDMALIPMRTIPNAELHIFPNSGHWAMIEAKDAFESTVLAFLSRG, from the coding sequence GTGGCAGACACTTCTGAACCGACGACCATCGCGGCGGACGACCTGCGTGAAATCGGCCTCGACAAGGGCGCTTTGCGCTACTACGACACCGGCGGCCCGGAATCCGGCCCGGTGCTGCTGTTCCTGCACGGCTCGGGGCCCGGAGTCACCGGATGGCGGAACTTCCGCGGCGTGCTGCCCGCCTTCGCCGCGCACTTCCGGTGCCTGATCCTGGAATTCCCCGGGTTCGGGGTCAGCGACGACTTCGGCGGGCACCCGATGGTCACCGCGTTCGGCACGGTGTCGCCGTTCCTGGACGCGCTGGGCATCGACAGGGTGCACATCGTCGGCAACTCGATGGGCGGCGGCGTCGGCATCAACTTCGCGACCCACAACCCGGACCGCGTCGCCCGCCTGGTGACCATCGGCGGGATCGGCACCAACATCTTCAGTCCCAGTCCGAGCGAAGGCATTCGGCTGCTGCAGGAGTTCGTCGAGGACCCGACGCGGCAACGGCTCGTCGACTGGCTCAAGTCGATGGTCTACGACCAGGCACTGGTCACCGACCAGCTGATCGAGGAACGGTGGCAGCTGGCCACCGACCCGGACACCCTGGCCGCGGCGCGACGGATGTACGGCAAGGCCGCGTTCGCCGGCATGAACGCCGCGCTGAACGCCTCCGACCGGCCGTTGCCGTGGGCGACCATGCACAAGCTCACCGCGCCCACCCTGCTGACGTGGGGCCGCGACGACAGGGTGAGCCCGCCGGACATGGCGCTGATCCCGATGCGCACGATCCCCAACGCGGAGCTGCACATCTTCCCCAACTCGGGGCACTGGGCGATGATCGAGGCCAAGGACGCGTTCGAAAGCACCGTGCTGGCTTTCCTGTCACGCGGCTAG